From the Gasterosteus aculeatus chromosome 13, fGasAcu3.hap1.1, whole genome shotgun sequence genome, one window contains:
- the man1b1b gene encoding mannosidase, alpha, class 1B, member 1b isoform X1 — translation MQPPPQDHVSISLAGQAGGSSSCYSKQWRRQSCWRRWKQLSKLQRSLILLVLVICGMASYPIVTEHLRGLSDGVKESSRVLIPAMPNGLPETIKQGQPPAPEQTSQRKLPNKRGLHIQKKGNASDTVVDGKKERQESVISWCGAVVDTDQLRDGESEKPQANHKGKLSNSEASCLEAVQKAFLHSWKGYKDFAWGHDELRPLSKSYSEWFGLGLTLIDALDTMWILGLKEEFEEARSWVATELTFNKNVDVNLFESTIRILGGLLSTYHLTGDTLFLEKAKDIGSRLMPAFNTPSKIPYSDVNIGKGTAHPPRWTSDSTVAEVTSIQLEFRELSRLTHEPKYQVVVSEVMKRVHKLEGKLDGLVPMFINTNSGQFTHQGIYTMGARADSYYEYLLKQWIQGGMTENQLLADYLQAIEGVKKNLLQKSSPNGLTFVGEITHGQFSPKMDHLVCFLPGILALGAHNGLPTDHMDLAKQLMETCYQMYIQMETGLSPEIVHFNMHQGSVQDMNVKLADRHNLLRPETVESLFYLYRFTGDHKYQHWGWKILQNFNKYTKVSSGGYTSINNVRDPDYPSPRDKMESFFLGETLKYLYLLFSDDPNLISLDHYVFNTEAHPLPIWPSAT, via the exons ATGCAGCCGCCACCTCAGGACCACGTCTCTATAAGCCTTGCTGGACAAGCCGGTGGAAGTTCCAGTTGTTATAGCAAGCAGTGGAGGAGGCAGTCCTGCTGGAGG AGATGGAAGCAGCTGTCGAAGCTGCAGCGCAGCCTGATCCTCCTCGTCCTGGTTATCTGTGGAATGGCTTCCTATCCTATTGTCACTGAGCACCTCAGAG GCCTTTCAGATGGAGTCAAAGAGAGTAGCCGTGTCCTGATTCCAGCCATGCCTAATGGGCTGCCCGAGACTATTAAACAAGGGCAACCACCAGCGCCAGAACAAACTTCCCAG AGGAAATTACCCAATAAGAGAGGATTGCATATTCAGAAGAAGGGGAACGCTTCAGACACAGTGGTTGACGGCAAGAAAGAAAGGCAGGAGAGCGTCATCAG CTGGTGTGGGGCAGTGGTTGACACCGATCAGCTCAGGGATGGGGAGAGTGAGAAGCCTCAGGCCAACCATAAAGGAAAATTATCCAACTCag AAGCTAGCTGCCTGGAGGCTGTGCAGAAAGCTTTCCTCCATTCGTGGAAGGGTTATAAAGACTTTGCTTGGGGCCATGATGAGCTCAGGCCCCTGTCGAAGTCCTACAGTGAGTGGTTTGGCCTGGGTTTGACGCTTATCGATGCGCTGGATACCATGTGGATCCTGGGGCTTAAAGAAG aaTTTGAAGAAGCAAGGTCATGGGTGGCCACAGAGCTCACATTTAACAAGAATGTAGATGTTAACCTATTTGAAAGCACCATCCGCATCCTGGGAGGCCTACTGAGTACCTACCATCTGACTGGCGACACCCTGTTCCTAGAGAAAGCT AAGGACATCGGCTCCCGACTGATGCCAGCCTTCAACACTCCGTCCAAGATCCCCTACTCGGATGTGAACATTGGGAAGGGCACAGCCCACCCTCCGCGCTGGACTTCAGATAGCACTGTGGCCGAGGTAACGAGCATCCAGCTGGAGTTCAGAGAGCTCAGCCGCCTTACCCACGAACCAAAGTACCAG GTTGTGGTCTCTGAGGTTATGAAACGGGTCCACAAACTGGAGGGCAAGCTGGATGGTCTCGTGCCCATGTTCATCAACACCAACAGTGGGCAGTTCACCCATCAAGGGATCTACACAATGGGAGCCAGAGCGGACAGCTACTATGAGTACCTGCTGAAGCAGTGGATCCAGGGAGGCATGACGGAGAACCA acTGTTGGCGGACTATTTGCAGGCAATAGAAGGTGTGAAGAAGAACCTGTTGCAGAAGTCTTCCCCTAATGGCCTCACATTTGTTGGAGAAATCACACATGGACAGTTCAGCCCCAAAATG GACCATCTAGTGTGCTTTCTGCCGGGCATTCTGGCTCTTGGTGCCCACAACGGCCTGCCCACTGATCACATGGATCTGGCCAAACAGCTGATGGAGACCTGTTACCAGATGTACATCCAGATGGAGACGGGCCTCAGCCCAGAGATTGTTCACTTCAACATGCATCAGGGCAGCGTCCAAGACATGAACGTAAAG CTTGCAGACCGACACAACCTGCTACGACCAGAGACTGTGGAGAGTCTCTTCTACCTGTACAGGTTCACCGGGGACCACAAGTACCAGCACTGGGGCTGGAAGATTCTCCAAAACTTTAACAAGTACACCAAG GTATCCTCTGGAGGCTACACCTCCATCAATAATGTCCGGGACCCAGACTACCCAAGCCCCCGAGACAAAATGGAGAGTTTCTTCTTGGGAGAGACTCTAAAATATCTGTACCTGCTGTTCTCTGACGATCCCAACCTCATCAGCCTAGACCACTATGTCTTCAACACGGAGGCTCACCCTCTGCCTATATGGCCATCTGCtacgtga
- the man1b1b gene encoding mannosidase, alpha, class 1B, member 1b isoform X2: MQPPPQDHVSISLAGQAGGSSSCYSKQWRRQSCWRRWKQLSKLQRSLILLVLVICGMASYPIVTEHLRDGVKESSRVLIPAMPNGLPETIKQGQPPAPEQTSQRKLPNKRGLHIQKKGNASDTVVDGKKERQESVISWCGAVVDTDQLRDGESEKPQANHKGKLSNSEASCLEAVQKAFLHSWKGYKDFAWGHDELRPLSKSYSEWFGLGLTLIDALDTMWILGLKEEFEEARSWVATELTFNKNVDVNLFESTIRILGGLLSTYHLTGDTLFLEKAKDIGSRLMPAFNTPSKIPYSDVNIGKGTAHPPRWTSDSTVAEVTSIQLEFRELSRLTHEPKYQVVVSEVMKRVHKLEGKLDGLVPMFINTNSGQFTHQGIYTMGARADSYYEYLLKQWIQGGMTENQLLADYLQAIEGVKKNLLQKSSPNGLTFVGEITHGQFSPKMDHLVCFLPGILALGAHNGLPTDHMDLAKQLMETCYQMYIQMETGLSPEIVHFNMHQGSVQDMNVKLADRHNLLRPETVESLFYLYRFTGDHKYQHWGWKILQNFNKYTKVSSGGYTSINNVRDPDYPSPRDKMESFFLGETLKYLYLLFSDDPNLISLDHYVFNTEAHPLPIWPSAT, from the exons ATGCAGCCGCCACCTCAGGACCACGTCTCTATAAGCCTTGCTGGACAAGCCGGTGGAAGTTCCAGTTGTTATAGCAAGCAGTGGAGGAGGCAGTCCTGCTGGAGG AGATGGAAGCAGCTGTCGAAGCTGCAGCGCAGCCTGATCCTCCTCGTCCTGGTTATCTGTGGAATGGCTTCCTATCCTATTGTCACTGAGCACCTCAGAG ATGGAGTCAAAGAGAGTAGCCGTGTCCTGATTCCAGCCATGCCTAATGGGCTGCCCGAGACTATTAAACAAGGGCAACCACCAGCGCCAGAACAAACTTCCCAG AGGAAATTACCCAATAAGAGAGGATTGCATATTCAGAAGAAGGGGAACGCTTCAGACACAGTGGTTGACGGCAAGAAAGAAAGGCAGGAGAGCGTCATCAG CTGGTGTGGGGCAGTGGTTGACACCGATCAGCTCAGGGATGGGGAGAGTGAGAAGCCTCAGGCCAACCATAAAGGAAAATTATCCAACTCag AAGCTAGCTGCCTGGAGGCTGTGCAGAAAGCTTTCCTCCATTCGTGGAAGGGTTATAAAGACTTTGCTTGGGGCCATGATGAGCTCAGGCCCCTGTCGAAGTCCTACAGTGAGTGGTTTGGCCTGGGTTTGACGCTTATCGATGCGCTGGATACCATGTGGATCCTGGGGCTTAAAGAAG aaTTTGAAGAAGCAAGGTCATGGGTGGCCACAGAGCTCACATTTAACAAGAATGTAGATGTTAACCTATTTGAAAGCACCATCCGCATCCTGGGAGGCCTACTGAGTACCTACCATCTGACTGGCGACACCCTGTTCCTAGAGAAAGCT AAGGACATCGGCTCCCGACTGATGCCAGCCTTCAACACTCCGTCCAAGATCCCCTACTCGGATGTGAACATTGGGAAGGGCACAGCCCACCCTCCGCGCTGGACTTCAGATAGCACTGTGGCCGAGGTAACGAGCATCCAGCTGGAGTTCAGAGAGCTCAGCCGCCTTACCCACGAACCAAAGTACCAG GTTGTGGTCTCTGAGGTTATGAAACGGGTCCACAAACTGGAGGGCAAGCTGGATGGTCTCGTGCCCATGTTCATCAACACCAACAGTGGGCAGTTCACCCATCAAGGGATCTACACAATGGGAGCCAGAGCGGACAGCTACTATGAGTACCTGCTGAAGCAGTGGATCCAGGGAGGCATGACGGAGAACCA acTGTTGGCGGACTATTTGCAGGCAATAGAAGGTGTGAAGAAGAACCTGTTGCAGAAGTCTTCCCCTAATGGCCTCACATTTGTTGGAGAAATCACACATGGACAGTTCAGCCCCAAAATG GACCATCTAGTGTGCTTTCTGCCGGGCATTCTGGCTCTTGGTGCCCACAACGGCCTGCCCACTGATCACATGGATCTGGCCAAACAGCTGATGGAGACCTGTTACCAGATGTACATCCAGATGGAGACGGGCCTCAGCCCAGAGATTGTTCACTTCAACATGCATCAGGGCAGCGTCCAAGACATGAACGTAAAG CTTGCAGACCGACACAACCTGCTACGACCAGAGACTGTGGAGAGTCTCTTCTACCTGTACAGGTTCACCGGGGACCACAAGTACCAGCACTGGGGCTGGAAGATTCTCCAAAACTTTAACAAGTACACCAAG GTATCCTCTGGAGGCTACACCTCCATCAATAATGTCCGGGACCCAGACTACCCAAGCCCCCGAGACAAAATGGAGAGTTTCTTCTTGGGAGAGACTCTAAAATATCTGTACCTGCTGTTCTCTGACGATCCCAACCTCATCAGCCTAGACCACTATGTCTTCAACACGGAGGCTCACCCTCTGCCTATATGGCCATCTGCtacgtga
- the man1b1b gene encoding mannosidase, alpha, class 1B, member 1b isoform X3, with translation MASYPIVTEHLRGLSDGVKESSRVLIPAMPNGLPETIKQGQPPAPEQTSQRKLPNKRGLHIQKKGNASDTVVDGKKERQESVISWCGAVVDTDQLRDGESEKPQANHKGKLSNSEASCLEAVQKAFLHSWKGYKDFAWGHDELRPLSKSYSEWFGLGLTLIDALDTMWILGLKEEFEEARSWVATELTFNKNVDVNLFESTIRILGGLLSTYHLTGDTLFLEKAKDIGSRLMPAFNTPSKIPYSDVNIGKGTAHPPRWTSDSTVAEVTSIQLEFRELSRLTHEPKYQVVVSEVMKRVHKLEGKLDGLVPMFINTNSGQFTHQGIYTMGARADSYYEYLLKQWIQGGMTENQLLADYLQAIEGVKKNLLQKSSPNGLTFVGEITHGQFSPKMDHLVCFLPGILALGAHNGLPTDHMDLAKQLMETCYQMYIQMETGLSPEIVHFNMHQGSVQDMNVKLADRHNLLRPETVESLFYLYRFTGDHKYQHWGWKILQNFNKYTKVSSGGYTSINNVRDPDYPSPRDKMESFFLGETLKYLYLLFSDDPNLISLDHYVFNTEAHPLPIWPSAT, from the exons ATGGCTTCCTATCCTATTGTCACTGAGCACCTCAGAG GCCTTTCAGATGGAGTCAAAGAGAGTAGCCGTGTCCTGATTCCAGCCATGCCTAATGGGCTGCCCGAGACTATTAAACAAGGGCAACCACCAGCGCCAGAACAAACTTCCCAG AGGAAATTACCCAATAAGAGAGGATTGCATATTCAGAAGAAGGGGAACGCTTCAGACACAGTGGTTGACGGCAAGAAAGAAAGGCAGGAGAGCGTCATCAG CTGGTGTGGGGCAGTGGTTGACACCGATCAGCTCAGGGATGGGGAGAGTGAGAAGCCTCAGGCCAACCATAAAGGAAAATTATCCAACTCag AAGCTAGCTGCCTGGAGGCTGTGCAGAAAGCTTTCCTCCATTCGTGGAAGGGTTATAAAGACTTTGCTTGGGGCCATGATGAGCTCAGGCCCCTGTCGAAGTCCTACAGTGAGTGGTTTGGCCTGGGTTTGACGCTTATCGATGCGCTGGATACCATGTGGATCCTGGGGCTTAAAGAAG aaTTTGAAGAAGCAAGGTCATGGGTGGCCACAGAGCTCACATTTAACAAGAATGTAGATGTTAACCTATTTGAAAGCACCATCCGCATCCTGGGAGGCCTACTGAGTACCTACCATCTGACTGGCGACACCCTGTTCCTAGAGAAAGCT AAGGACATCGGCTCCCGACTGATGCCAGCCTTCAACACTCCGTCCAAGATCCCCTACTCGGATGTGAACATTGGGAAGGGCACAGCCCACCCTCCGCGCTGGACTTCAGATAGCACTGTGGCCGAGGTAACGAGCATCCAGCTGGAGTTCAGAGAGCTCAGCCGCCTTACCCACGAACCAAAGTACCAG GTTGTGGTCTCTGAGGTTATGAAACGGGTCCACAAACTGGAGGGCAAGCTGGATGGTCTCGTGCCCATGTTCATCAACACCAACAGTGGGCAGTTCACCCATCAAGGGATCTACACAATGGGAGCCAGAGCGGACAGCTACTATGAGTACCTGCTGAAGCAGTGGATCCAGGGAGGCATGACGGAGAACCA acTGTTGGCGGACTATTTGCAGGCAATAGAAGGTGTGAAGAAGAACCTGTTGCAGAAGTCTTCCCCTAATGGCCTCACATTTGTTGGAGAAATCACACATGGACAGTTCAGCCCCAAAATG GACCATCTAGTGTGCTTTCTGCCGGGCATTCTGGCTCTTGGTGCCCACAACGGCCTGCCCACTGATCACATGGATCTGGCCAAACAGCTGATGGAGACCTGTTACCAGATGTACATCCAGATGGAGACGGGCCTCAGCCCAGAGATTGTTCACTTCAACATGCATCAGGGCAGCGTCCAAGACATGAACGTAAAG CTTGCAGACCGACACAACCTGCTACGACCAGAGACTGTGGAGAGTCTCTTCTACCTGTACAGGTTCACCGGGGACCACAAGTACCAGCACTGGGGCTGGAAGATTCTCCAAAACTTTAACAAGTACACCAAG GTATCCTCTGGAGGCTACACCTCCATCAATAATGTCCGGGACCCAGACTACCCAAGCCCCCGAGACAAAATGGAGAGTTTCTTCTTGGGAGAGACTCTAAAATATCTGTACCTGCTGTTCTCTGACGATCCCAACCTCATCAGCCTAGACCACTATGTCTTCAACACGGAGGCTCACCCTCTGCCTATATGGCCATCTGCtacgtga
- the man1b1b gene encoding mannosidase, alpha, class 1B, member 1b isoform X4 translates to MASYPIVTEHLRDGVKESSRVLIPAMPNGLPETIKQGQPPAPEQTSQRKLPNKRGLHIQKKGNASDTVVDGKKERQESVISWCGAVVDTDQLRDGESEKPQANHKGKLSNSEASCLEAVQKAFLHSWKGYKDFAWGHDELRPLSKSYSEWFGLGLTLIDALDTMWILGLKEEFEEARSWVATELTFNKNVDVNLFESTIRILGGLLSTYHLTGDTLFLEKAKDIGSRLMPAFNTPSKIPYSDVNIGKGTAHPPRWTSDSTVAEVTSIQLEFRELSRLTHEPKYQVVVSEVMKRVHKLEGKLDGLVPMFINTNSGQFTHQGIYTMGARADSYYEYLLKQWIQGGMTENQLLADYLQAIEGVKKNLLQKSSPNGLTFVGEITHGQFSPKMDHLVCFLPGILALGAHNGLPTDHMDLAKQLMETCYQMYIQMETGLSPEIVHFNMHQGSVQDMNVKLADRHNLLRPETVESLFYLYRFTGDHKYQHWGWKILQNFNKYTKVSSGGYTSINNVRDPDYPSPRDKMESFFLGETLKYLYLLFSDDPNLISLDHYVFNTEAHPLPIWPSAT, encoded by the exons ATGGCTTCCTATCCTATTGTCACTGAGCACCTCAGAG ATGGAGTCAAAGAGAGTAGCCGTGTCCTGATTCCAGCCATGCCTAATGGGCTGCCCGAGACTATTAAACAAGGGCAACCACCAGCGCCAGAACAAACTTCCCAG AGGAAATTACCCAATAAGAGAGGATTGCATATTCAGAAGAAGGGGAACGCTTCAGACACAGTGGTTGACGGCAAGAAAGAAAGGCAGGAGAGCGTCATCAG CTGGTGTGGGGCAGTGGTTGACACCGATCAGCTCAGGGATGGGGAGAGTGAGAAGCCTCAGGCCAACCATAAAGGAAAATTATCCAACTCag AAGCTAGCTGCCTGGAGGCTGTGCAGAAAGCTTTCCTCCATTCGTGGAAGGGTTATAAAGACTTTGCTTGGGGCCATGATGAGCTCAGGCCCCTGTCGAAGTCCTACAGTGAGTGGTTTGGCCTGGGTTTGACGCTTATCGATGCGCTGGATACCATGTGGATCCTGGGGCTTAAAGAAG aaTTTGAAGAAGCAAGGTCATGGGTGGCCACAGAGCTCACATTTAACAAGAATGTAGATGTTAACCTATTTGAAAGCACCATCCGCATCCTGGGAGGCCTACTGAGTACCTACCATCTGACTGGCGACACCCTGTTCCTAGAGAAAGCT AAGGACATCGGCTCCCGACTGATGCCAGCCTTCAACACTCCGTCCAAGATCCCCTACTCGGATGTGAACATTGGGAAGGGCACAGCCCACCCTCCGCGCTGGACTTCAGATAGCACTGTGGCCGAGGTAACGAGCATCCAGCTGGAGTTCAGAGAGCTCAGCCGCCTTACCCACGAACCAAAGTACCAG GTTGTGGTCTCTGAGGTTATGAAACGGGTCCACAAACTGGAGGGCAAGCTGGATGGTCTCGTGCCCATGTTCATCAACACCAACAGTGGGCAGTTCACCCATCAAGGGATCTACACAATGGGAGCCAGAGCGGACAGCTACTATGAGTACCTGCTGAAGCAGTGGATCCAGGGAGGCATGACGGAGAACCA acTGTTGGCGGACTATTTGCAGGCAATAGAAGGTGTGAAGAAGAACCTGTTGCAGAAGTCTTCCCCTAATGGCCTCACATTTGTTGGAGAAATCACACATGGACAGTTCAGCCCCAAAATG GACCATCTAGTGTGCTTTCTGCCGGGCATTCTGGCTCTTGGTGCCCACAACGGCCTGCCCACTGATCACATGGATCTGGCCAAACAGCTGATGGAGACCTGTTACCAGATGTACATCCAGATGGAGACGGGCCTCAGCCCAGAGATTGTTCACTTCAACATGCATCAGGGCAGCGTCCAAGACATGAACGTAAAG CTTGCAGACCGACACAACCTGCTACGACCAGAGACTGTGGAGAGTCTCTTCTACCTGTACAGGTTCACCGGGGACCACAAGTACCAGCACTGGGGCTGGAAGATTCTCCAAAACTTTAACAAGTACACCAAG GTATCCTCTGGAGGCTACACCTCCATCAATAATGTCCGGGACCCAGACTACCCAAGCCCCCGAGACAAAATGGAGAGTTTCTTCTTGGGAGAGACTCTAAAATATCTGTACCTGCTGTTCTCTGACGATCCCAACCTCATCAGCCTAGACCACTATGTCTTCAACACGGAGGCTCACCCTCTGCCTATATGGCCATCTGCtacgtga